The following proteins are co-located in the Bosea sp. AS-1 genome:
- a CDS encoding urease accessory protein UreD, producing MLAIDDLQRAVPIRMQRAYGQASVSFRSRDGQTCLDRLFQEGCAKLRFPRPLGADDPQAILINTAGGLTGGDRFGAEVALEAGAAASVTTQACERIYRSTGADAVVTNRLRLAPGARLAWLPQETILFDGGRLSRALDVDLAEDAELVAVEAVLFGRQAMGETLRNGHLHDRWRIRRDGRLIFADDLRVEGDIAARLAAQPAMAGGRAMTTVLFAGTVPERFLDQARAIIGPSGGASAWNGKFLARLVEETGLALRRRLEPLLTLLLGGRPLPKVWQL from the coding sequence ATGCTGGCGATTGACGATCTCCAGAGAGCGGTTCCGATCCGGATGCAGCGCGCCTATGGGCAGGCGAGCGTGAGCTTCCGCTCGCGCGACGGTCAAACTTGTCTCGATCGGCTGTTTCAGGAGGGCTGCGCGAAGCTGCGTTTCCCGCGCCCGCTTGGAGCGGATGATCCGCAGGCCATCCTTATCAACACGGCAGGCGGGCTGACCGGGGGAGACCGTTTCGGCGCGGAGGTAGCCCTTGAAGCCGGAGCCGCCGCGAGTGTCACCACGCAGGCCTGCGAGCGCATCTATCGCTCGACGGGAGCCGATGCCGTCGTGACCAATCGCTTGCGCCTTGCGCCCGGTGCCCGGCTCGCCTGGCTGCCGCAGGAAACGATCCTGTTCGATGGCGGGCGCCTGTCCCGCGCGCTCGACGTCGATCTCGCTGAGGATGCCGAGCTGGTCGCGGTCGAGGCCGTGCTGTTCGGCCGGCAGGCGATGGGCGAGACGCTGCGCAACGGTCACCTGCACGATCGCTGGCGCATCCGGCGCGACGGCCGCCTGATCTTCGCCGATGATCTGCGCGTCGAAGGCGATATCGCGGCCCGTCTCGCGGCGCAGCCCGCTATGGCCGGTGGCCGTGCCATGACGACGGTGCTGTTCGCGGGCACCGTGCCCGAGCGCTTCCTGGATCAGGCCCGCGCGATCATCGGGCCGAGCGGCGGCGCCAGCGCCTGGAACGGCAAGTTTCTCGCGCGGCTGGTCGAGGAGACCGGCCTTGCGCTCCGGCGGCGGCTGGAGCCGCTCTTGACGCTTCTCCTGGGCGGCCGTCCGCTGCCCAAGGTCTGGCAACTCTAG
- a CDS encoding urease subunit gamma, translated as MNLTPREKDKLLISMAAMVARRRLERGVKLNHPEAIALISDFVVEGARDGRSVADLMEAGAHVVSRVQVMEGVAEMIHDVQVEATFPDGTKLVTVHEPIR; from the coding sequence ATGAACCTCACCCCACGCGAGAAAGACAAGCTCCTGATCTCCATGGCTGCCATGGTCGCCCGGCGCCGGCTCGAACGTGGCGTGAAGCTCAATCATCCCGAGGCCATCGCCCTGATCAGCGATTTCGTCGTCGAGGGCGCACGCGACGGTCGCAGCGTCGCCGATCTCATGGAAGCGGGCGCTCATGTCGTTAGCCGCGTGCAGGTCATGGAAGGCGTCGCCGAGATGATCCACGACGTGCAGGTCGAGGCCACTTTCCCGGACGGCACCAAGCTCGTCACCGTCCATGAGCCCATTCGTTGA
- a CDS encoding HupE/UreJ family protein, with amino-acid sequence MKRLSIALILSVGAASPAFAHLNPAEHGSFAAGFSHPLFGADHILAMVGVGLWAFLVGGRAVWAIPTAFIATMMLGFAAALAGIGLPFVEPTIAASVVVLGLLALVALQVPVVAGMAVVGFFALFHGYAHGGEMGEATSLSFMIGFALATALLHAVGVGIGLAGNALSHRGRIAARIAGGLTALGGLWLVTGA; translated from the coding sequence ATGAAGAGACTGTCGATCGCCCTGATCCTGAGCGTCGGTGCCGCGAGCCCGGCCTTCGCGCATCTCAATCCGGCTGAGCACGGCTCTTTTGCCGCCGGATTCTCGCATCCGCTTTTTGGCGCGGACCATATCCTGGCGATGGTCGGCGTCGGCCTCTGGGCCTTCCTCGTCGGCGGTCGCGCTGTCTGGGCCATTCCGACCGCCTTCATCGCCACGATGATGCTCGGTTTCGCGGCAGCGCTCGCCGGCATCGGCCTGCCCTTCGTTGAGCCGACCATCGCGGCGTCTGTCGTGGTGCTCGGCCTGCTGGCATTGGTCGCGCTGCAGGTGCCGGTCGTTGCCGGGATGGCCGTGGTCGGCTTCTTCGCGCTGTTCCACGGCTATGCTCATGGCGGCGAGATGGGCGAGGCGACGAGCCTGTCCTTCATGATCGGCTTCGCGCTGGCAACCGCCCTTCTGCACGCGGTCGGCGTCGGCATCGGCTTGGCCGGCAATGCGCTCTCGCATCGCGGCCGGATCGCGGCGCGTATCGCCGGTGGCCTGACCGCGCTCGGCGGCCTCTGGCTCGTTACCGGAGCCTGA
- a CDS encoding urease subunit beta — protein sequence MIPGEVFPAAGDIILNAGAEQVTLLVANTGDRPIQVGSHYHFFETNDALDFDRTLARGMRLDIAAGTAVRFEPGQQREVRLVPLGGARAVYGFQQKVMGKL from the coding sequence ATGATCCCCGGAGAGGTCTTTCCCGCAGCGGGCGATATCATCCTCAACGCGGGCGCCGAACAGGTCACGCTGCTCGTCGCCAATACCGGGGATCGGCCGATCCAGGTCGGCTCGCACTACCATTTCTTCGAAACCAACGACGCCCTCGATTTCGACCGCACGCTGGCGCGCGGCATGCGGCTCGATATCGCCGCTGGCACGGCCGTGCGCTTCGAGCCCGGCCAGCAGCGCGAGGTCCGCCTCGTGCCGCTCGGCGGCGCGCGCGCCGTCTACGGCTTCCAGCAGAAGGTGATGGGGAAACTCTGA
- the ureC gene encoding urease subunit alpha encodes MPAKLSHAAYAQMYGPTVGDRVRLADTDLIIEVEKDFTVYGEEVKFGGGKVIRDGMGQSQASRAEGAVDTVITNALIVDHWGIVKADVGLKDGRIVAIGKAGNPDTQPGVTIVIGPGTEAIAGEGKILTAGGVDAHIHFICPQQIDEALMSGVTTMLGGGTGPAHGTLATTCTPGPWHLGRMIQSFDAVPINLGLSGKGNASKPAALIEMIEGGACAFKLHEDWGTTPAAIDNCLAVADDHDVQVMIHTDTLNESGFVEDTVAAFKGRTIHAFHTEGAGGGHAPDIIKVCGLSNVIPSSTNPTRPYTQNTIAEHLDMLMVCHHLSPSIPEDIAFAESRIRKETIAAEDILHDIGAFSIISSDSQAMGRVGEVAIRTWQTAHKMKVQRGRLSDEVGDNDNLRVRRYIAKYTINPAIAQGLSKHVGSVEVGKRADLVLWSPAFFGVKPEMVLVGGMIAAAPMGDPNASIPTPQPMHYRPMFGAMGRAPAVSSVTFVSQAAMANGLKEKLGVAKGMLAVENTRGGISKASMILNDATPHMEVDPETYEVRADGELLTCEPATVLPMAQRYFLF; translated from the coding sequence ATGCCGGCCAAGCTCTCCCACGCCGCCTATGCGCAGATGTACGGGCCCACGGTCGGCGACCGTGTCCGCCTCGCCGATACCGACCTGATCATCGAGGTCGAGAAGGATTTCACGGTCTATGGCGAGGAGGTGAAGTTCGGCGGCGGCAAGGTCATCCGCGACGGCATGGGCCAGAGCCAGGCGAGCCGCGCCGAGGGCGCGGTCGACACCGTCATCACCAATGCGCTGATCGTCGATCACTGGGGCATCGTGAAGGCGGATGTCGGCTTGAAGGATGGGCGGATCGTCGCCATCGGCAAGGCCGGCAACCCGGATACGCAGCCCGGCGTCACCATCGTCATCGGCCCGGGAACGGAAGCGATTGCGGGCGAGGGCAAGATCCTCACCGCCGGCGGCGTCGACGCGCATATCCATTTCATCTGCCCGCAGCAGATCGACGAGGCGCTGATGTCCGGCGTCACCACCATGCTCGGCGGCGGCACAGGCCCGGCCCATGGCACGCTGGCGACGACCTGTACGCCGGGCCCCTGGCATCTCGGCCGGATGATCCAGTCCTTCGACGCGGTGCCGATCAATCTCGGCCTCTCCGGCAAGGGCAATGCCTCGAAGCCAGCCGCGCTGATCGAGATGATCGAGGGCGGCGCCTGCGCGTTCAAGCTCCACGAGGACTGGGGCACGACACCGGCCGCGATCGACAACTGCCTCGCCGTCGCCGATGACCATGACGTTCAGGTCATGATCCATACGGATACGTTGAACGAGAGCGGCTTCGTCGAGGACACGGTCGCGGCCTTCAAGGGCCGTACCATCCACGCTTTCCATACGGAAGGCGCCGGCGGCGGCCATGCGCCGGATATCATCAAGGTCTGCGGGCTCAGCAACGTCATCCCGTCCTCGACCAACCCGACGCGGCCTTACACGCAGAACACCATCGCCGAACATCTCGACATGCTGATGGTCTGCCACCACCTGTCGCCCTCGATCCCGGAGGACATCGCCTTCGCCGAGAGCCGCATCCGCAAGGAGACGATCGCGGCCGAGGACATCCTGCACGATATCGGCGCCTTCTCGATCATCTCCTCCGACAGTCAGGCGATGGGCCGCGTCGGCGAGGTGGCGATCCGCACCTGGCAAACCGCTCACAAGATGAAGGTTCAGCGCGGGCGCCTGTCGGATGAGGTCGGCGACAACGACAATCTCCGCGTGCGCCGCTACATCGCGAAATATACGATCAACCCGGCGATCGCGCAGGGGCTGTCGAAGCATGTCGGCTCCGTCGAGGTGGGCAAGCGGGCCGATCTCGTGCTTTGGAGCCCGGCCTTCTTCGGCGTGAAGCCGGAGATGGTGCTGGTCGGCGGCATGATCGCAGCCGCGCCGATGGGTGACCCGAACGCCTCGATCCCGACGCCGCAGCCGATGCATTACCGGCCGATGTTCGGAGCCATGGGCCGTGCTCCGGCCGTCTCGTCGGTCACCTTCGTCAGCCAGGCCGCGATGGCGAATGGCCTGAAGGAGAAGCTCGGCGTCGCCAAGGGCATGCTCGCCGTCGAGAACACGCGCGGCGGCATCTCCAAGGCTTCGATGATCCTCAACGACGCCACGCCGCATATGGAGGTCGATCCCGAGACCTACGAGGTTCGAGCCGATGGCGAACTCCTGACCTGCGAACCTGCGACCGTGCTGCCGATGGCGCAGCGCTATTTCCTGTTCTGA
- a CDS encoding urease accessory protein UreE, with protein MLRAISRSHGGTGQPAGTIRLDHAARHLRRKRITSDQGEEVLVDLPEAVLLADGDRLVLEDGRTIAVLAAEEELYEVLPGVCPLRHLAWHLGNRHLPAQIDQDRILIRRDHVIRAMLEGLGASVREVVARFQPVHGAYHAPAHDHGHGHQHGHGHAHDHHHD; from the coding sequence ATGCTTCGTGCCATTTCCCGTAGCCACGGTGGCACCGGCCAACCTGCCGGCACGATCCGGCTCGACCATGCAGCGCGCCATCTGCGCCGCAAGCGCATCACCTCGGATCAAGGCGAGGAGGTGCTGGTCGATCTGCCCGAAGCGGTTCTTCTTGCCGATGGCGACCGGCTCGTGCTGGAGGACGGCCGCACCATCGCGGTCCTCGCGGCGGAGGAGGAGCTTTACGAAGTGCTGCCGGGAGTCTGCCCCTTGCGCCATCTCGCCTGGCATCTCGGGAACCGCCACCTGCCGGCGCAGATCGACCAGGATCGGATCCTGATCCGGCGCGACCATGTCATTCGGGCCATGCTGGAGGGCCTTGGCGCGTCGGTCCGGGAGGTCGTCGCGCGTTTCCAACCGGTCCATGGCGCCTATCACGCCCCCGCGCATGATCATGGTCATGGGCACCAGCATGGTCATGGTCACGCGCACGATCACCATCATGACTGA
- a CDS encoding urease accessory protein UreF encodes MGTSMVMVTRTITIMTDAVALARLMTWLSPAFPVGAFAYSHGLERAIHDGLIRDRMSLSEWLEVLLERGSAWNDAVLLAEAWRSTVAGTSIAHVAELAGAIAGSRERHMETTLQGGAFVDAMAAWSGERAMDGEGSVAYPVAVGASAVRHGVALEDTLVAYLHAFASNLVQACVRLVPLGQRDGVATLAALEPVVLQTAQHGAVSTLDDLGSCTIRADILSMNHETQYSRVFRS; translated from the coding sequence ATGGGCACCAGCATGGTCATGGTCACGCGCACGATCACCATCATGACTGACGCGGTCGCGCTCGCTCGGCTGATGACGTGGCTGTCCCCGGCTTTCCCCGTCGGAGCCTTCGCCTATAGCCACGGTCTGGAGCGGGCGATCCATGATGGTTTGATCCGGGACCGTATGAGCCTGAGCGAATGGTTGGAGGTGCTGCTGGAGCGCGGCTCGGCCTGGAACGATGCGGTGCTGCTTGCGGAAGCGTGGCGCAGTACGGTTGCTGGAACCAGCATCGCTCACGTCGCGGAACTCGCGGGCGCGATCGCGGGATCGCGCGAGCGCCATATGGAGACGACGCTGCAGGGAGGCGCCTTTGTCGATGCGATGGCGGCCTGGAGCGGCGAGCGGGCGATGGATGGGGAGGGGTCGGTCGCCTATCCGGTGGCCGTCGGCGCATCGGCCGTACGCCATGGCGTCGCGCTGGAGGATACGCTCGTCGCCTATCTCCACGCCTTTGCGTCCAACCTTGTCCAGGCCTGTGTCCGGCTGGTGCCGCTCGGCCAGCGCGATGGGGTTGCGACGCTCGCTGCGCTGGAGCCGGTCGTCCTGCAAACCGCCCAGCATGGGGCTGTGTCGACGCTCGACGATCTCGGCTCCTGCACCATCCGCGCCGACATCCTGTCGATGAACCACGAAACGCAGTATTCAAGGGTCTTTCGCTCGTGA
- the ureG gene encoding urease accessory protein UreG: MNSPNGPLRVGIGGPVGVGKTTLTEKLCKAMRDRYSVAVVTNDIFTKEDELILNRLQALPEERIIGVETGGCPHTAIREDASINLAAIAEMRRRFPDLDVVFIESGGDNLAATFSPDLADITLYVIDVAGGEKIPRKGGPGITRSDLLIINKIDLAPYVGANLDVMRSDTEKQRAGRPFVFSDLNRSVGLCEVVAFIEREGGLAAV; encoded by the coding sequence GTGAACTCCCCCAATGGTCCGCTCCGGGTCGGCATCGGCGGCCCGGTCGGCGTCGGGAAGACCACGCTTACCGAGAAGCTCTGCAAGGCGATGCGGGACCGCTATTCGGTCGCCGTCGTCACCAACGACATCTTCACCAAGGAGGACGAGCTGATCCTCAACCGGCTGCAGGCGCTGCCGGAAGAGCGCATCATCGGCGTCGAGACGGGCGGCTGTCCGCATACCGCGATCCGCGAGGATGCCTCGATCAACCTCGCCGCCATCGCCGAGATGCGGCGACGCTTTCCCGATCTCGACGTGGTCTTCATCGAATCCGGTGGCGACAACCTCGCGGCGACCTTCTCGCCCGATCTCGCCGACATCACGCTTTACGTCATCGACGTCGCCGGTGGCGAGAAGATCCCGCGCAAGGGCGGGCCGGGCATCACCCGCTCGGACCTTTTGATCATCAACAAGATCGACCTCGCGCCTTATGTCGGGGCCAATCTCGACGTGATGCGTTCGGACACGGAAAAGCAGCGCGCCGGCCGGCCTTTCGTCTTCAGCGACCTGAACCGGAGCGTGGGTCTCTGCGAGGTCGTGGCCTTTATCGAGCGGGAAGGCGGCCTTGCGGCCGTGTGA
- a CDS encoding thioredoxin family protein has protein sequence MTTRRSLLAAASAILGAPLLALPARSKARLGEDGLYQLDWYLESFLELADDLASATRDGKRFAILWGLRNCPACRRMHEVHLADPATESYIRDNFAILHLNILGAREVTDFDGAKLPEKRFAARYGIIGTPAIQFFPPSSAGLANRQPRDREVARMETLPEPQEFLAIFRKVRETS, from the coding sequence ATGACCACCCGACGGAGCCTGCTGGCAGCCGCATCGGCGATCCTCGGCGCGCCATTGCTGGCGCTGCCCGCCCGGAGCAAGGCCCGGCTCGGCGAGGACGGGCTCTACCAGCTCGACTGGTATCTGGAGAGCTTCCTCGAGCTTGCCGACGACCTCGCCTCCGCCACCCGCGACGGCAAGCGTTTCGCGATCCTGTGGGGTCTACGAAACTGCCCGGCCTGCCGGCGCATGCACGAGGTCCATCTCGCCGACCCAGCAACCGAGAGCTACATCCGCGACAACTTCGCGATCCTCCATCTCAACATCCTGGGCGCGCGCGAAGTCACGGATTTCGACGGCGCGAAGCTTCCAGAAAAGCGGTTCGCAGCCCGCTACGGGATCATCGGAACGCCGGCGATCCAGTTCTTCCCCCCGAGCTCTGCAGGTTTGGCCAATCGGCAGCCGCGCGATCGGGAAGTGGCGCGCATGGAGACGCTTCCGGAACCGCAGGAATTCCTCGCCATCTTTCGCAAGGTCCGAGAGACCAGCTAA
- a CDS encoding thioredoxin family protein, whose protein sequence is MAPVYGKTQEGKLAPLRRVEVPAGGVRDASLKEPVIAAPTFVLVDKGQEIGRITGYLNDDMFWGLLGSLVAGMDKHDADPKP, encoded by the coding sequence GTGGCGCCCGTCTACGGGAAGACGCAGGAGGGGAAGCTGGCCCCACTGCGGCGCGTCGAGGTTCCGGCCGGTGGTGTTCGCGATGCGAGCCTGAAGGAGCCGGTGATTGCCGCGCCGACCTTCGTTCTCGTTGACAAGGGCCAGGAGATCGGCCGGATTACCGGCTATCTCAACGACGACATGTTTTGGGGTTTGCTCGGGTCGCTCGTAGCTGGCATGGACAAGCACGACGCCGACCCGAAGCCTTGA
- a CDS encoding metalloregulator ArsR/SmtB family transcription factor, with product MTAIVSKALENELRDGAEFSPELDQLMRKARRASDFLKALSHENRLLLLCLLAERERTVTELENLLSLRQPMVSQQLARLRLDRLVTTRRDGKAMYYSLANDDVRRVISVIYDIFCGTEPSELSQS from the coding sequence ATGACTGCGATCGTCTCGAAAGCACTCGAAAACGAGTTGCGCGACGGCGCCGAGTTCTCCCCCGAGCTCGACCAGCTCATGCGCAAGGCGCGCCGGGCCAGCGACTTCCTGAAGGCGCTGTCGCATGAGAACCGCCTGTTGCTGCTGTGCCTGCTCGCCGAGCGGGAGCGGACGGTGACGGAGCTCGAAAACCTTCTGTCGCTGCGGCAGCCGATGGTCTCGCAACAGCTCGCCCGCCTTCGGCTCGACCGATTGGTGACGACGCGGCGGGACGGCAAGGCGATGTATTACAGCCTTGCCAACGACGATGTCCGGCGCGTCATTTCCGTGATCTACGACATCTTCTGCGGCACCGAGCCCTCCGAGCTGAGCCAGTCGTGA
- a CDS encoding YeeE/YedE family protein: MTELSAWGATLAGLLVGTACGFTVRRARLCSFGAVEDAWMGGDTRRLRIFGLALAIALAGTQSLVALGLLDPSNSTYVQPALPWLSIAVGSTMFGLGMALVGTCSFGSLVRLGSGDLRSLIVMMVFGSVAYATLRGMLAPVRIEVLEKVAWPVPGGLKGDLDSVLAYLGAPHSRLGLTAIAVVVLVAAVAADPRLRRSPRLLMAGATLGLSVVAGWWVTGVAVDAFDHVPRAQSLTFVSPVGRALYAVLSAPAALLEFGIGTLVGVTLGSFLSALYDREFRWEAFDDDREMRRHLVGAMLMGGGGVLAGGCTIGQGISAGSMMALSWPLAIAGMMLGARIGIAFLMEGSLRGLLQRR, encoded by the coding sequence ATGACCGAGCTTTCGGCCTGGGGCGCAACGCTGGCGGGCTTGCTGGTCGGAACGGCTTGCGGGTTCACGGTGCGGCGCGCGCGGTTGTGTTCCTTCGGGGCGGTCGAAGACGCGTGGATGGGCGGCGACACGCGCCGCCTGCGGATTTTCGGTCTCGCGCTGGCAATCGCCCTAGCCGGCACGCAGTCGCTGGTCGCTCTCGGCCTGCTCGACCCGTCGAACTCGACCTATGTGCAGCCGGCATTGCCATGGCTGTCGATCGCCGTCGGCAGCACGATGTTCGGGCTCGGCATGGCGCTGGTCGGCACCTGCAGCTTCGGTTCGCTCGTGCGCCTCGGCTCCGGGGATTTGCGCAGCCTGATCGTGATGATGGTTTTCGGTTCGGTCGCCTATGCCACGCTGCGGGGCATGCTGGCGCCTGTCCGGATCGAAGTGCTGGAAAAGGTCGCCTGGCCGGTCCCGGGCGGCTTGAAGGGCGATCTGGATAGCGTGCTCGCCTATCTCGGCGCACCACATTCGCGCCTGGGACTCACGGCGATCGCCGTGGTGGTGCTGGTGGCGGCGGTGGCCGCCGATCCGCGACTGCGCCGGTCGCCGCGTCTGCTGATGGCCGGCGCGACGCTGGGGCTCAGCGTCGTGGCCGGCTGGTGGGTTACCGGGGTGGCCGTCGATGCCTTCGACCATGTTCCGCGGGCGCAGAGCCTGACATTCGTCTCGCCGGTCGGTCGGGCTCTCTATGCTGTCTTGTCGGCACCTGCCGCCCTGCTCGAATTCGGCATCGGGACACTCGTCGGCGTCACGCTCGGCTCCTTCCTGTCGGCGCTCTACGACCGGGAATTCCGCTGGGAAGCTTTTGACGACGACCGTGAGATGCGGCGCCATCTCGTCGGGGCCATGCTGATGGGCGGAGGCGGCGTTCTTGCCGGCGGCTGCACGATCGGCCAGGGGATTTCCGCCGGCTCGATGATGGCGTTGTCCTGGCCACTCGCGATCGCCGGCATGATGCTCGGTGCGCGGATCGGCATCGCCTTCCTGATGGAAGGTTCGCTCAGAGGTCTGTTGCAGCGGCGCTGA
- a CDS encoding metalloregulator ArsR/SmtB family transcription factor, giving the protein MTIYVSRGMIFSRNNIYGKLNISTILTADPPVSAPPIEEAAALLSAMAGPRRLAILCRLAEGEASAPELARITGLSAPGVAAHLAQLRRLGLIAARRQGIAVTFSLKSPQAKAVLETLHALYCAPHPTISAAATDL; this is encoded by the coding sequence TTGACCATCTATGTCTCACGAGGCATGATATTTAGCAGAAACAATATATATGGAAAATTGAATATATCAACTATCTTGACGGCCGACCCACCTGTTTCGGCCCCACCGATCGAGGAAGCTGCCGCACTGCTGTCCGCGATGGCGGGTCCGCGCCGGCTCGCCATTCTGTGCCGCCTCGCCGAAGGAGAGGCTTCAGCCCCGGAACTGGCCCGCATCACGGGTCTGAGCGCTCCCGGCGTCGCAGCTCATCTCGCGCAACTGCGCCGTCTCGGTCTGATCGCCGCGCGCCGGCAAGGCATCGCGGTTACGTTTTCGCTCAAGAGCCCACAAGCGAAGGCCGTGCTCGAAACGCTGCACGCGCTTTACTGCGCGCCGCACCCGACCATCAGCGCCGCTGCAACAGACCTCTGA
- a CDS encoding YeeE/YedE family protein has product MIAPSFTPIASFVGGALIGVAAVMLMLFQGRIAGISGIVSRLLPPEADGQMLGRVAFVAGLVLAPLAYLAMTGSQPVPQIAASLPVLIGGGLLVGFGSVWGNGCTSGHGICGLSRLSPRSAVAVTIFMVSAIATVFVARHVL; this is encoded by the coding sequence GTGATCGCACCGAGCTTCACGCCCATCGCCTCCTTCGTCGGCGGCGCGCTTATCGGTGTCGCCGCGGTGATGCTGATGCTGTTTCAGGGGCGGATTGCGGGGATCAGCGGCATCGTCTCGCGGCTGCTTCCGCCTGAGGCAGACGGCCAAATGCTCGGACGTGTCGCGTTCGTTGCCGGGCTGGTGCTGGCTCCGCTGGCCTATCTCGCGATGACGGGCAGCCAGCCAGTGCCGCAGATCGCTGCGTCGCTCCCTGTCCTGATCGGAGGAGGCTTACTCGTCGGTTTCGGTTCGGTCTGGGGCAATGGTTGCACTTCGGGGCATGGCATCTGCGGGCTCTCGCGGCTTTCGCCACGCTCGGCGGTCGCGGTGACGATCTTCATGGTCTCGGCGATCGCGACCGTTTTCGTCGCCCGGCATGTGCTGTGA
- a CDS encoding DUF6691 family protein, giving the protein MSILIQFIAGLVFGLGLIVAGMSDPTKVLGFLDLGAIPHGNWDPSLIFVMAGGIVVTFIGYRMVFGYGRPLLAERFVLPMASRPDGQLATGAVLFGIGWGLVGLCPGPALVATLTGGVPAVVFIVAMAIGMALARRLASATASPVRHGQRF; this is encoded by the coding sequence ATGTCGATCCTCATCCAGTTCATCGCAGGCCTTGTCTTCGGGCTCGGTCTCATCGTCGCGGGCATGTCGGACCCGACGAAGGTGCTCGGCTTTCTCGATCTTGGCGCCATTCCGCACGGAAATTGGGATCCCAGCCTGATCTTCGTCATGGCCGGCGGCATCGTCGTGACCTTCATCGGATACCGGATGGTGTTCGGATATGGTCGGCCCCTGCTGGCGGAACGCTTCGTCCTCCCGATGGCGAGCAGGCCGGATGGGCAGCTTGCGACCGGCGCCGTGCTGTTCGGCATTGGCTGGGGACTTGTAGGCCTCTGCCCTGGCCCTGCGCTCGTCGCAACGCTGACGGGCGGCGTGCCCGCCGTCGTCTTCATCGTGGCCATGGCCATCGGCATGGCCTTAGCCCGCCGACTGGCGTCGGCCACTGCCAGTCCGGTCCGGCATGGCCAACGCTTCTGA
- a CDS encoding rhodanese-like domain-containing protein produces MNRRTVLTLASAAAVGALAARADAQQPASPKSASPGAVPKPKQTTLGLYMTPREAAEAMAKDGARTLFVDVRTRAEMMFTGWAPLIDGNVPFVEVTEFWDWDDKENRYKLEPNATFSQDVGRLLAAKGLSKTDRVILMCRSGDRSARAADKLAEAGYTQVYSQYEGFEGDLSAAGHRDVNGWRNAGLPWSFKPDKAKFYLGIGG; encoded by the coding sequence ATGAACCGTCGAACCGTCCTGACGCTGGCGAGTGCCGCAGCCGTCGGCGCTCTCGCGGCCCGCGCCGATGCACAGCAACCCGCCTCACCCAAATCCGCTTCGCCGGGAGCTGTCCCCAAGCCGAAGCAGACGACGCTCGGCCTCTACATGACGCCGCGCGAGGCGGCCGAGGCGATGGCGAAGGACGGCGCCAGGACCCTGTTCGTCGACGTGCGTACGCGGGCTGAAATGATGTTCACCGGCTGGGCACCGCTGATCGACGGCAACGTGCCCTTCGTCGAGGTCACCGAGTTCTGGGACTGGGACGACAAGGAGAACCGCTACAAGCTCGAGCCGAATGCCACCTTCTCCCAGGATGTCGGCCGACTGCTTGCGGCAAAGGGGCTGTCCAAGACCGACCGAGTCATTCTGATGTGCCGTTCGGGCGACCGCTCGGCACGGGCGGCGGACAAGCTGGCGGAGGCCGGTTACACGCAGGTCTACAGCCAGTATGAGGGCTTCGAAGGCGATCTTTCGGCGGCAGGCCACCGTGACGTCAATGGCTGGCGGAATGCCGGGTTGCCCTGGAGCTTCAAGCCCGACAAGGCGAAGTTCTATCTCGGCATTGGCGGATGA